In one Hemiscyllium ocellatum isolate sHemOce1 chromosome 27, sHemOce1.pat.X.cur, whole genome shotgun sequence genomic region, the following are encoded:
- the LOC132828640 gene encoding zinc finger protein 226-like, giving the protein MEKAWKCGDCQKGFRSPSELETHRRVHTGERPFTCPVCGKGFTQSPILLKHRRVHTGERPFACFVCGRAFAQSCHLRRHRRVHTGERPFACPRCGRGFSHANNLRRHQRVHTGERPFACPDCGRRFGSASNLQKHRRVHAEPRPFPCPDCGRPFARLAGLQSHRRVHAGERPFPCPDCGRRFSGASHLRRHRRLHTGEGLLRCSRCGKGFTQTSSLQRHQQSHAAEERRCRCTDCGGGGGGSGSASPAARPQSQGTEERPFGCTDCAQRFRILSKLRRHQRVHTGERPFACGVCGRRFKSSSNLLNHRVTHTGERPFRCPDCGGGFKSAGDLLVHRRIHTEERPFGCSHCAKGFRTSSDLRRHQRVHTGERPFACGVCGRRFSTSSNLLSHRVTHTSERPFRCPDCGGGFKSSRNLMLHQRIHTGERPFACARCARRFRKSSDLRRHQRVHTGERPFACPECGRRFSQSSSLQTHRRLHRRLPGPSGAAAAAAAAGQE; this is encoded by the coding sequence ATGGAGAAAGCCTGGAAGTGCGGGGACTGCCAGAAGGGTTTCCGCTCGCCCTCGGAGCTGGAGACCCACCGGCGGGTGCACACCGGCGAGCGGCCGTTCACCTGCCcggtgtgcggcaagggcttcacccagtcccCGATCCTGCTGAAGCACCGGCGGGTGcacaccggcgagcggccctTCGCCTGCTTCGTCTGCGGCCGGGCCTTCGCCCAGTCCTGCCACCTGCGGCGGCACCGGCGGGTGcacaccggcgagcggccctTCGCCTGCCCGCGGTGCGGCCGGGGCTTCAGCCACGCCAACAACCTGCGGCGGCACCAGCGGGtgcacaccggggagcggccgttcGCCTGCCCGGACTGCGGCCGGCGCTTCGGCAGCGCCTCCAACCTGCAGAAGCACCGGCGGGTGCACGCCGAGCCCCGGCCCTTCCCCTGCCCGGACTGCGGCCGGCCCTTCGCGCGGCTGGCCGGGCTGCAGAGCCACCGGCGGGTGCACGCCGGCGAGCGGCCCTTCCCCTGCCCGGACTGCGGCCGGCGCTTCAGCGGCGCCTCCCACCTGCGGCGGCACCGGCGGCTGCACACCGGCGAGGGGCTGCTCCGCTGCTCCcgctgcgggaagggcttcacccagaCCTCCAGCCTGCAGCGGCACCAGCAGAGCCACGCCGCCGAGGAGCGGCGCTGCCGGTGCACCGActgcggcggcggcggcggcggctcCGGCTCGGCCAGCCCGGCGGCCCGCCCGCAGAGCCAGGGGACCGAGGAGCGGCCCTTCGGCTGCACCGACTGCGCCCAGCGCTTCCGGATCCTCTCCAAGCTGCggcggcaccagcgggtccacaccggggagcgacCCTTCGCCTGCGGCGTCTGCGGCCGGCGCTTCAAGtcctcctccaacctgctgaacCACCGGGTCACCcacaccggcgagcggccctTCCGCTGCCCGGACTGCGGCGGCGGCTTCAAGAGCGCCGGCGACCTGCTGGTGCACCGGCGGATCCACACCGAGGAGCGGCCCTTCGGCTGCTCGCACTGCGCCAAGGGCTTCCGCACCTCCTCCGACCTGCggcggcaccagcgggtccacaccggggagcggccgttcGCCTGCGGCGTCTGCGGCCGGCGCTTCAGCacctcctccaacctgctgagcCACCGGGTCACCCACACCAGCGAGCGGCCCTTCCGCTGCCCGGACTGCGGCGGCGGCTTCAAGAGCTCCCGCAACCTGATGctgcaccagcggatccacaccggcgAGCGGCCGTTCGCCTGCGCCCGCTGCGCCCGGCGCTTCCGCAAGTCGTCCGACCTGCGGCGGCACCAGCGGGTGcacaccggcgagcggccctTCGCCTGCCCCGAGTGCGGCCGGCGCTTCAGCCAGTCCTCCAGCCTGCAGACCCACCGGCGGCTGCACCGGAGGCTACCGGGGCCAAGTGGCGCGGCGGCTGCTGCGGCTGCTGCTGGCCAGGAGTGA